The following proteins are co-located in the Vanessa cardui chromosome 15, ilVanCard2.1, whole genome shotgun sequence genome:
- the LOC124535528 gene encoding uncharacterized protein LOC124535528 isoform X2 — translation MPEESKKTSQKGKSDPKEQRRKRQGRHNAAPAEKKVEKAPEPPKAVEPEKPAYVPPGPEFYQSLKRETDEILKITEEANSKYKKKEIQSNWAKYEMPIESYEEIEEQENLGADYETLIQASFSVGGHFQFKHEKSWDITTGPTPYDKYFDVNMENLNVALLTIPFYERNDFDISLFSESDIQSMDHRATKFKQKYYNDKKYTTPDLEAQERILNSLTRSDNNNETSNSHESNTKLDDVIDNQKDIINAKQEHYEPVNIFSNKNMTDIRNKESKEDSVEENIPTNSEDVINNVSKITIHEENNTMTPLETKTVAEKDNKSIENEKDASDFVIEEDVVIDKEKITKIKPETTLSQENLIPKTIELPKAPKDYSINLPKEPPKNPIIESPEDLEKWLDDFLDG, via the exons ATGCCCGAAGAATCGAAAAAAACTTC ACAAAAAGGCAAAAGTGATCCTAAAGAGCAGCGACGAAAACGACAGGGCCGGCATAATGCTGCTCCGGCTGAGAAGAAAGTAGAAAAAGCACCAGAGCCACCAAAGg CTGTAGAGCCCGAAAAACCAGCATATGTACCTCCTGGACCCGAATTTTACCAGAGCCTAAAAAGGGAAAcagatgaaatattaaaaattactgaAGAAGCGAACTCGAAATATAAGAAGAAAGAAATTCAAAGCAATTGGGCTAAGTATGAAATGCCCATTGAGTCCTATGAAGAAATTGAAGAACAAGAAAATCTAGGGGCTGACTATGAG ACTCTCATTCAAGCTTCTTTCTCAGTAGGAGGACATTTCCAATTTAAGCATGAAAAATCTTGGGATATCACAACAGGGCCCACACCATATGACAAGTATTTTGATGTTAATATGGAAAATCTTAATGTAGCTCTCTTAACAATACCATTCTATGAAAGAAATGACTttgatataagtttatttagtgAGAGTGATATCCAAAGCATGGATCACAGAGCCACAAAATTCAAACAAAAGTACTATAATGACAAGAAGTACACAACACCAGATCTAGAGGCTCaagaaagaatattaaatagtttaacaAGATCTGATAATAACAATGAAACTAGTAATAGCCATGAAAGTAATACAAAGTTAGATGATGTTATTGATAATcaaaaagatattataaatgctaaacaAGAACATTATGAACCTGTAAATATTTTCTCTAACAAAAATATGACTGATATTAGAAATAAAGAATCAAAAGAAGATTCTGTAGAagaaaatatacctactaattCAGaggatgttataaataatgtaagcaAAATAACTATACATGAGGAAAATAATACCATGACACCTCTAGAGACTAAAACAGTTGctgaaaaagataataaaagtaTAGAAAATGAAAAAGATGCTAGTGACTTTGTTATAGAAGAGGATGTTGTTattgataaagaaaaaattactaaaattaaaccAGAAACTACATTAAGTCAAGAAAACTTAATACCAAAGACAATAGAACTACCAAAag cTCCAAAAGATTATT CGATCAATCTTCCTAAGGAACCACCTAAGAATCCAATTATTGAATCTCCCGAAGATCTCGAAAAATGGCTTGACGATTTCTTGGACGGTTAA
- the LOC124535528 gene encoding uncharacterized protein LOC124535528 isoform X1, which yields MPEESKKTSQKGKSDPKEQRRKRQGRHNAAPAEKKVEKAPEPPKAVEPEKPAYVPPGPEFYQSLKRETDEILKITEEANSKYKKKEIQSNWAKYEMPIESYEEIEEQENLGADYETLIQASFSVGGHFQFKHEKSWDITTGPTPYDKYFDVNMENLNVALLTIPFYERNDFDISLFSESDIQSMDHRATKFKQKYYNDKKYTTPDLEAQERILNSLTRSDNNNETSNSHESNTKLDDVIDNQKDIINAKQEHYEPVNIFSNKNMTDIRNKESKEDSVEENIPTNSEDVINNVSKITIHEENNTMTPLETKTVAEKDNKSIENEKDASDFVIEEDVVIDKEKITKIKPETTLSQENLIPKTIELPKAPKDYSINLPKPSEPPKNPINLPKEPPKNPIIESPEDLEKWLDDFLDG from the exons ATGCCCGAAGAATCGAAAAAAACTTC ACAAAAAGGCAAAAGTGATCCTAAAGAGCAGCGACGAAAACGACAGGGCCGGCATAATGCTGCTCCGGCTGAGAAGAAAGTAGAAAAAGCACCAGAGCCACCAAAGg CTGTAGAGCCCGAAAAACCAGCATATGTACCTCCTGGACCCGAATTTTACCAGAGCCTAAAAAGGGAAAcagatgaaatattaaaaattactgaAGAAGCGAACTCGAAATATAAGAAGAAAGAAATTCAAAGCAATTGGGCTAAGTATGAAATGCCCATTGAGTCCTATGAAGAAATTGAAGAACAAGAAAATCTAGGGGCTGACTATGAG ACTCTCATTCAAGCTTCTTTCTCAGTAGGAGGACATTTCCAATTTAAGCATGAAAAATCTTGGGATATCACAACAGGGCCCACACCATATGACAAGTATTTTGATGTTAATATGGAAAATCTTAATGTAGCTCTCTTAACAATACCATTCTATGAAAGAAATGACTttgatataagtttatttagtgAGAGTGATATCCAAAGCATGGATCACAGAGCCACAAAATTCAAACAAAAGTACTATAATGACAAGAAGTACACAACACCAGATCTAGAGGCTCaagaaagaatattaaatagtttaacaAGATCTGATAATAACAATGAAACTAGTAATAGCCATGAAAGTAATACAAAGTTAGATGATGTTATTGATAATcaaaaagatattataaatgctaaacaAGAACATTATGAACCTGTAAATATTTTCTCTAACAAAAATATGACTGATATTAGAAATAAAGAATCAAAAGAAGATTCTGTAGAagaaaatatacctactaattCAGaggatgttataaataatgtaagcaAAATAACTATACATGAGGAAAATAATACCATGACACCTCTAGAGACTAAAACAGTTGctgaaaaagataataaaagtaTAGAAAATGAAAAAGATGCTAGTGACTTTGTTATAGAAGAGGATGTTGTTattgataaagaaaaaattactaaaattaaaccAGAAACTACATTAAGTCAAGAAAACTTAATACCAAAGACAATAGAACTACCAAAag cTCCAAAAGATTATTCAATCAATCTTCCTAAGCCTTCCGAACCACCTAAGAATCCGATCAATCTTCCTAAGGAACCACCTAAGAATCCAATTATTGAATCTCCCGAAGATCTCGAAAAATGGCTTGACGATTTCTTGGACGGTTAA
- the LOC124535527 gene encoding uncharacterized protein LOC124535527: MENPRGSSDGEDIPSDFFDDFNKEEFMEGLSVIDSWDDEEKKAHGSRARNINEAVDNVRDLRELIVRQEDDTRKDRSKWRRNKSPSHNQQSSRHRLSSDHLDDYIKPGSRRDPNKTNEAIRRDKEVKVKEYLAKHLESGSDLCPPGTELEDYFEDHKTVQARKRLSVNKSDAISPVKEHRVKHARYSGDSPMRRRESPPRYRRMHGSPRRPHHSPHRMMRPNIRYHSPYKHIRKYHRYSPRRGSPEYRRDRRSRSPYKRFRHQSRSRSPDRRHEREEHHRSRSSNNKSGRDDFLYPNDYLPPPEYSSVKTEMPYQVEPEPQYSNPVPVKYGDAPNYSYTQVQGYSGYGIPYEYGTQPTPPVVMPVPQPVPAPIISSTPSDPSLFNPIPPSVSIPSQHNALPAVTNQSAIQNIPETMQSKQIDALAKLVADGKLSHEDYLKLAPNKGLCQSMDTHARVAVLNRCHKAMSRLGNIMVPNQLLINNSIIGPEQKQIAPRFCSPLKRQENMDFHFTKHDSSAVARQNKLIVDSIIATLDIEDVVGRTKKMQKDTKDAAVQTTRPFCDVCEIRESTKFRNAETSIDREQFISTVHTQVEEQHLVNSKSIFNPTGGIAEGPNISIAHMTPAQLVSQLAARAKTLKQTEPAHSSSQYRHTQGFDYDDRGSDKQYRNHYNYRY; encoded by the exons atggaAAATCCAAGAGGTTCTTCTGATGGTGAAGATATTCCGAGTGATTTCTTCGACGATTTCAATAAGGAAGAGTTTATGGAAGGTCTTAGTGTGATCGATAGTTGGGACGATGAAGAGAAAAAAGCTCACGGTTCACGGGCGCGAAATATAAACGAAGCAGTTGATAACGTTCGGGATTTGAGGGAATTAATAGTTAGACAAGAGGACGACACCAGAAAAGACAGGTCAAAGTGGAGGCGAAATAAGTCTCCCTCTCATAACCAACAAAGTAGTCGACATAGACTTAGTAGTGATCACTTGGATGACTACATTAAGCCTGGCAGTCGACGTGACCCAAACAAGACAAATGAAGCCATTAGGAGAGATAAAGAAGTAAAAGTAAAGGAGTACTTAGCTAAGCATTTAGAGTCTGGTAGTGACTTATGTCCACCTGGAACTGAACTTGAAGACTATTTTGAAGATCACAAAACTGTTCAAGCACGAAAACGTTTATCTGTTAACAAAAGTGATGCCATTTCACCAGTTAAAGAACATCGCGTAAAACACGCTCGTTATAGTGGTGATTCTCCCATGAGACGGCGTGAGTCGCCTCCAAGATATAGGCGTATGCATGGGAGCCCTCGACGACCTCATCATAGCCCGCATAGAATGATGAGGCCCAACATACGTTATCATAGTCCATATAAACACATTCGTAAATATCATAGATATAGTCCTCGAAGAGGAAGTCCAGAATATCGTCGAGATCGTCGATCAAGATCACCGTACAAGCGTTTTCGTCATCAGTCACGATCACGTTCACCTGATCGCAGACATGAGAGAGAAGAACATCATCGATCTCGGTCATCGAACAATAAATCAGGGAGAGATGATTTCCTTTACCCCAATGACTATCTTCCACCACCTGAGTATTCCTCTGTTAAAACTGAAATGCCCTACCAGGTTGAACCAGAACCACAGTACTCTAATCCCGTCCCTGTTAAGTACGGAGATGCCCCTAATTATTCCTATACACAGGTTCAAGGGTACAGTGGTTATGGAATTCCATATGAATATGGAACTCAACCAACTCCTCCAGTTGTTATGCCAGTTCCTCAACCTGTACCAGCCCCTATAATTTCCTCGACACCCTCAGACCCATCACTTTTTAACCCCATTCCACCATCTGTAAGCATTCCTTCACAGCACAATGCTTTACCGGCTGTGACTAATCAATCTGCAATTCAAAACATACCAGAAACGATGCAGAGTAAACAAATTGATGCCTTagcaaaa CTGGTTGCAGATGGCAAATTATCACATGAAGACTATTTGAAATTGGCTCCTAATAAAG gTTTATGCCAATCTATGGATACCCATGCAAGAGTAGCTG TGTTGAACCGCTGCCACAAAGCCATGTCTAGGCTTGGCAACATTATGGTGCCAAATCAACtgttaataaataacagtattatTGGCCCtgaacaaaaacaaattgcTCCAAGGTTTTGTTCACCACTCAAGCGTCAAGAAAATATGGATTTTCACTTCACCAAACATGATTCATCAGCAGTCGCTCGGCAGAACAAGCTCATCGTAGATTCTATCATAGCTACGCTCGACATCGAGGATGTTGTTGGAAGAACGAAGAAGATGCAGAAGGATACGAAGGATGCAGCGGTGCAAACTACAAGGCCTTTCTGTGATGTGTGTGAGATTCGTGAAAGTACAAAGTTTAGAAATGCGGAAACATCCATCGATCGTGAACAATTTATATCCACAGTTCATACCCAGGTTGAAGAACAACATTTGGTTAATTCTAAGTCCATTTTCAACCCAACTGGTGGTATAGCTGAAGGTCCGAATATTTCGATAGCTCACATGACTCCGGCGCAACTTGTTTCTCAGCTTGCAGCACGAGCCAAGACCTTGAAGCAGACAGAACCAGCACACTCATCGTCCCAGTACCGTCATACGCAAGGTTTCGACTACGACGACAGAGGGAGTGACAAACAATATCGCAATCATTACAACTATCGCTATTAA
- the LOC124535599 gene encoding silent chromatin protein ESC1-like yields the protein MELTQRLECTQELYPNNSEKEFPDQIGFLGICGKKYPLKKGPNKIGRDPDTCNINLNLNSISRQHAVINILNNHEYMLMDLDSANKTKLSDKTLEAYIPYPLKNGDMVQFGQVFGVFRLFEEDNDLPMTQAIDVPETPVHSRHVSKLNAIHVTTIPESPDVSDRDDSFIVASQPKPTNIFKSPNNRFIKTSGTTISIKPIGTNKIDNVFWSSSKKSDSFSSQSNTSNNNIVVPPVDRTSDQINIHEVNTQIADNHDDTIDSIYNANTQFIENTSAPLIHNMETQVPTDLPEVCKISEQHNLHFNFTTENKENDNNIFNAETQVEPNINKNVFNNAQSNPLSTVSGNTESDEEILFEEIDSQPLQDNFESQALVLPEFDGLTNDNPDVPIENTKESKKISDDQKCTKRVHRLKSDSSTDCEDDDINIAMTQKIPELNDDDITDCEDEPEAITKTTEPTKDKVIDDDVTDCEDNLDEGNLSVSKKQIHDLDTQIIEKDTTVEQSNIVMKDNKNRTPNYVEKDKNDSKKEETVVDFEDLPTQILEEEPLKDICFEEALTQKIYSQEIVPPFKVPKPSPFKNKKKDDSVLKIVDQIVNNEQRKSNENIDIDDKLYYAATQDIFNDLCSQREPSPVFNKTPSKAPNVGKTNKVKEVSAAKTVTPKPLGQDSTDDSDIDDKIDNFVSILSNSQIKDVAGAKKVTSSSSDSELTPKKINVVSLMNTILPNTEEIKNSLSLYKDRNLNVSSESEPGNDDTPVKLRDTKKEPSKAKTCLTKKFENESIPTRKITRIRKPTMKMIQNNDETANSLEDNLPMTTLSTSKRSEKSKETKSEKIKNVKEKSDKNKSKPDETKDSKKTYDKTKVEKRKSENETRGRKKKEKGEPIPEQTKSTVVQANNKKITKDISHYLEITDRRTRSRSNQKSDAIDDKKVEAEKKEKTQTRGQSADKKSHHTKETDRSKSPSQIVRRSRRQRSSKKAEENDTISKANLSKSELEQSAVYNVSSGSLNKAKIKRSATENIEFPSAKKTRTETNSNLSLRATPARKIKTHHVLFTAFPCEEVKVKLEKLGAKIVTDVMQCTVVLTMQIKRTFKLLCALGLGKPIVGPSWVQVCADTNMIVDPWLHLIKDEATEKRFQFNLERSLAVRRGFLKGFNISSTPSVTPCAQEMQLIVECSGGTWKSKGPNWICVSANADKALWPALKKKGAIIVSTEFILAGVLRQRVEIDKNRLA from the exons ATGGAGTTAACACAGCGGCTAGAATGTACACAAGAATTGTATCCAAACAATTCTGAGAAGGAATTTCCTGATCAG atcgGATTTTTGGGTATTTGCGGTAAAAAGTACCCACTGAAAAAAGGCCCAAATAAAATCGGTCGAGATCCTGAcacttgtaatattaatttaaacctaAAC TCAATATCAAGGCAGCATgctgtcataaatatattgaacaacCATGAATATATGCTTATGGACTTGGATTCGGCAAACAAGACCAAACTCAGTGAT aaAACATTAGAAGCGTATATACCATATCCTCTAAAAAATGGGGATATGGTACAGTTTGGGCAAGTTTTTGGAGTGTTCAGGCTATTTGAAGAGGACAATGACCTTCCAATGACGCAAGCAATTGATGTTCCAGAGACACCAGTACATAGTCGACATGTCTCTAAATTGAATGCAATACATGTTACTACAATACCCGAGTCACCTGATGTTAGTGATAGG gaTGATTCATTTATTGTTGCATCACAACCAAAACcaacaaatattttcaaaagtcCAAACAACAGATTCATAAAGACATCGGGCACAACAATATCAATCAAACCaattggtacaaataaaattgataatgtgttctggaGCTCTTCTAAAAAGTCGGATTCATTTAGCTCGCAATCCAATACTTCTAATAACAATATAGTGGTACCACCAGTTGACAGAACAtcagatcaaataaatatacatgaaGTTAATACACAAATTGCAGATAATCATGACGACACAATAGATTCAATTTATAATGCTAATACACAGTTTATAGAAAATACATCAGCAccattaatacataatatggaAACACAGGTGCCGACAGACCTACCTGAAGTTTGCAAGATATCAGAACAACACaatcttcattttaattttactacagaaaacaaagaaaatgataataatatatttaatgctgAAACACAGGTAGAacccaatataaataaaaatgtttttaacaatGCACAGTCTAATCCTTTGAGTACTGTAAGTGGAAACACTGAATCAGatgaagaaatattatttgaggAAATTGATAGTCAACCTTTGCAAGATAACTTCGAGTCACAAGCATTAGTACTCCCAGAATTTGACGGCCTGACGAATGACAATCCAGATGTTCCAATAGAGAATACAAAGGAATCCAAGAAAATAAGTGATGATCAAAAATGTACCAAAAGAGTACATCGATTAAAATCTGATAGTTCAACTGATTGTGAAGATGACGATATTAATATTGCGATGACCCAAAAAATACCTGAACTTAATGACGACGATATAACTGACTGTGAAGATGAACCCGAAGCTATAACTAAAACAACTGAACCAACAAAGGATAAAGTTATTGATGACGATGTCACTGATTGTGAAGATAATTTAGATGAAGGCAATTTGAGTGTATCTAAAAAGCAAATACATGATTTAGATACGCAAATAATTGAAAAGGACACGACAGTTGAACAGagtaatatagtaatgaaaGATAATAAGAATAGGACACCAAATTATGTTGAAAAAGACAAAAATGATTCAAAGAAAGAAGAAACTGTTGTTGACTTCGAAGACTTACCAACACAAATATTAGAAGAAGAACCATTGaaagatatttgttttgaaGAAGCATTAACACAAAAAATCTATTCCCAAGAAATTGTGCCACCTTTTAAAGTTCCAAAACCATcaccttttaaaaataaaaagaaagatgATTCAGTTTTAAAAATTGTTGACCAAATAGTAAACAATGAGCAAAGGAagtcaaatgaaaatattgatatagatgATAAACTGTACTACGCGGCTACACAGGACATATTTAATGACTTATGCTCTCAAAGGGAGCCTTCTCCCGTATTCAATAAAACTCCTTCCAAGGCACCTAATGTtggtaaaacaaataaagttaaGGAAGTTTCTGCAGCTAAAACGGTCACCCCAAAACCGTTAGGCCAAGACTCAACTGATGATAGTGACATAGACGATAAAATCGATAACTTTGTGTCTATCTTATCTAATTCGCAAATTAAGGATGTTGCAGGTGCGAAAAAAGTGACGAGTAGCAGTTCAGATTCTGAATTAACAccgaaaaaaataaacgttgttTCATTAATGAACACCATATTACCAAATACAGAGGAAATTAAAAACAGCTTGTCATTATATAAAGATCGAAATTTAAACGTGTCAAGTGAATCAGAACCGGGAAATGATGACACACCAGTCAAACTACGCGACACCAAAAAGGAACCATCTAAAGCAAAAACAtgtttgacaaaaaaatttgaaaacgaATCGATACCTACGAGAAAAATTACAAGAATCCGAAAACCTACAATGAAAATGATCCAAAATAATGATGAAACCGCCAACAGTTTAGAAGACAATCTTCCTATGACGACACTTTCAACCAGCAAAAGATcagaaaaaagtaaagaaacaaagtctgaaaaaattaaaaatgtaaaagagaaatcagataaaaataaatctaaacctGATGAAACAAAAGACAGCAAAAAAACATATGATAAAACAAAGGTAGAAAAGAGAAAATCGGAGAACGAGACTCGCGGgagaaagaaaaaagaaaagggTGAACCAATACCAGAGCAAACAAAATCAACCGTTGTAcaagcaaataataaaaaaattacaaaggaTATATCACATTATCTAGAAATTACCGACAGACGGACGCGTAGTCGAAGTAACCAAAAATCAGATgctatagatgataaaaaagtagaagcagaaaagaaagaaaaaacacaAACTCGAGGACAAAGCGCAGATAAGAAAAGTCATCACACTAAAGAAACGGATAGGAGTAAATCGCCTTCACAAATTGTAAGACGAAGCAGGAGACAAAGATCGTCTAAAAAAGCAGAAGAGAACGATACCATATCTAAAGCAAACCTTTCCAAAAGCGAACTCGAACAAAGTGCAGTATATAACGTTTCCTCCGGTTCATTAAATAAAGCGAAGATTAAGAGATCAGCTActgaaaatattgaatttccAAGTGCAAAGAAAACTAGGACAGAAACAAATTCTAATTTATCTTTAAGAGCGACGCCCGCTCGGAAGATCAAGACTCACCATGTTTTATTTACGGCATTCCCATGCGAAGAAGTGAAGGTGAAGTTAGAAAAATTAG ggGCTAAAATAGTGACCGACGTGATGCAGTGCACTGTGGTGCTGACGATGCAAATCAAGCGCACCTTTAAACTATTATGTGCTCTTGGGCTCGGAAAACCCATAGTTGGACCGTCTTGGGTGCAGGTGTGTGCAGACACCAATATGATTGTtg ACCCCTGGCTGCACTTGATCAAGGACGAGGCAACTGAGAAGCGATTCCAGTTTAACTTGGAGCGCTCGCTTGCCGTCCGCCGGGGCTTCCTCAAGGGCTTCAATATCTCGTCCACCCCTAGTGTGACGCCCTGCGCTCAAGAAATGCAAc TAATCGTCGAATGTTCCGGTGGTACGTGGAAGAGTAAGGGACCGAACTGGATCTGTGTATCAGCAAACGCTGACAAAGCGCTCTGGCCGGCTCTAAAGAAAAAAGGCGCCATCATTGTATCCACAGAGTTCATCCTCGCCGGTGTTCTGCGACAGAGAGTGGAAATAGACAAGAATAGGTTGGCTTAA